A stretch of the Lolium perenne isolate Kyuss_39 chromosome 3, Kyuss_2.0, whole genome shotgun sequence genome encodes the following:
- the LOC139837860 gene encoding ervatamin-A-like has translation MQQGIGEQSQRRGEPVSCDAGSGCASCWAFATVATIESLNWIKTGKLVPLSEQQLVDCDRGYYHRAMKWIMENGGLTTAAEYPYKAARGACKRAKPAVNIKGHLAVPPNEAALQSAVARQPIGVAIEIGSGMMFYKSGVYSGTCGTRLEHAITAVGYGTDPAGTKYWIVKNSWGPGWGENGFIRMKRDVGGSGLCGIALDTAYPTM, from the exons ATGCAGCAAGGGATAGG CGAGCAGAGCCAAAGGCGCGGAGAACCCGTTTCGTGTGACGCCGGCTCAGGATGTG CCAGCTGCTGGGCgttcgcgacggtggcgacgaTCGAGAGCCTCAACTGGATCAAGACGGGGAAGCTGGTGCCGCTGTCGGAGCAGCAGCTGGTGGACTGCGACCGCGGCTACTACCACAGGGCCATGAAGTGGATCATGGAGAACGGCGGCCTCACCACTGCCGCCGAGTACCCCTACAAGGCCGCCAGAGGCGCATGCAAGCGCGCCAAGCCCGCCGTCAATATCAAGGGCCACCTGGCCGTCCCGCCCAACGAGGCGGCCCTACAGAGCGCCGTCGCCAGGCAGCCCATCGGCGTCGCCATCGAGATCGGCAGCGGCATGATGTTCTACAAGAGCGGCGTCTACTCCGGCACCTGCGGCACGCGGCTCGAGCACGCCATCACCGCCGTCGGCTACGGCACCGACCCCGCGGGGACCAAGTACTGGATCGTCAAGAACTCGTGGGGCCCGGGGTGGGGCGAGAACGGCTTCATCCGCATGAAGCGTGATGTCGGAGGCTCGGGGCTTTGCGGCATCGCCCTCGACACCGCCTACCCGACCATGTGA